The genome window CCCGAAAATGGACTTTCTGGAGAACACGGGCAGCACTTCGGAAATAACGCCCATGGCCGGCAGAATCATCACGTACACGGCCGGGTGCGAGTAAATCCAGAACAGGTGCTGGTACAAAATGGGGTCCCCGCCCCGGGAAGGGTCGAACAGCCCTATGCCCAGCAGGCGTTCCGCTATGATCAGCAGCAGGGTTATGGCCAGCACCGGCGTGGCCAGCACCTGGATCCAGCCCGTGGCGTACAGGGACCAGCAGAACAGCGGCATTTTGGTCCAGCCCATGCCGGGCGCGCGCAGCCTGTGCAGGGTGGTGATAAAATTAAGCCCCGTCAGAATGGACGAAAAGCCCAAGATAAACACCGCGAACACCGCCAAACTCACGTTGGTGGTGGTCACTTCGCTGAAGGGCACGTAAAAGGTCCAACCCGTGTCCGGCGGCCCGCTGCCCGTGAACATGGCGACGACAGCCAGCACCATGCCCGTCATGTACAGCCACCAGGAAAAGTTGTTCAGCTTGGGGAACGCCACGTCTTCCGCCCCGATCTGGATGGGCAGGAACAAATTCCCAAAGGTGGCCGGTATGCTGGGGATGACCACCAGGAAAATCATGAGCACGCCGTGCAGCGTGAACAGCGCGTTGTACGCCCTGTCCCCCAGCATCTTCCAACTGGGCGTCATCAGCTCCAGCCGGATGCAGAAGCCCAGGACCATGCCCACCAGGAACATGGCCACAATGGCGTACAGGTACATCATGCCGATACGCTTGTGGTCCGTGGAAAAAATCCACGCCCCTATCCCGCCTTTTGCACCTGGAGCGGTTTCCAAAAAACTGGTCATGGAGAATGCCTCCGGCGGCCAGGGGATGGGGAAAACCCCTAAGCCTTTTTCTTCTTACGCCCGCCCCACAACAAGACAAACAACAATACGGCCGCGCCGAACAGGATGATGCCGCCGGCGAGGCGCATGAAATCAAACACGTAGCGCCTGTTTTCCGCGTCGTAGGTGAAGCAGTAGGCCAGCGCCCTTTTAAGGGACAGGCCGACGTGCCCTTTGGCCGCCTCGTTGAGGGACATGGTGATGTCAAAGGGCATGAAGCTTTGGCCGTAGAGGTAGCGGGATACTGTGCCGCCGGGGGCCGTGACCACCAGCACTGTGGGGTGGATGAAATCGCGGCCCAGGCGCTTGTAGCGGAAACCGATGGCGTCCATGAGGCGGCTGACGGACTCCTTGCTGCCGCTGAGAAAGACCCAGCCGTCGGCCGGGTAGGTAAAATCCGTGGCGGCCATAAAGTTGCGCTTGCGCTGCGCGGCCAGCTCCGGAGTGTCCGTGTCGTCGAAACTGACGGAAACGACGCGGTAGTCTTTGACCGGCTCCAGCCCGACTTGGGGCAGAATGCGGGCCAGCGCGGAGAGCAGCAGGTGACAGGTGCCGGGGCAGGAATAATACACCGGCGCGATGACCACGGGCACGTTCATCAGAGAGCGGATATCCACTTCCTTGCCGTTTTCGTCCTTGAACAGAATACCTTCCGGAATGACGGCTCCACCTTTTTCGTCCACGCGGGCGTAGACGGCGCGCTCTTCCGGGCTGAGCGCGCCCAGGGCGGTCTGCTTCCTGGTCGTGGCCTCGCCGCCGCCGGGAATAGCCAGATTGGGGTCCTTTTGCTGCTCCGGGCTCAGGCGCGGGACCTGGTCCGCAAGCGTGCCGGTGTCCGGCGCATGGCCCGCGTGGGCGGAACCGGCGTCAACGGGAGCGGGAGCGGCGTCCGGGGACGCGGCAACAGCGGCCTGCGCGGCGTGCAGCCACACCGCGCAAACCAGCAGGCAAAGGAGCGGAAGCCGGAAGCCGCGCATCAGAGTTTCGCTATGTAGTCGGCCAGGGCCTGCATGTCTTCGGGCGACAGCGGCTTCATCAAGTTGGTCATCAGGGCTTTTTGCGAACCGCCGTATGTCCCGGCGGCGTAGCCTTTCATTTTGGTCATCAGGTCGGCGGATTTCTGACCTTTGAGCACATGGGGGGGCTTGGCGCCGTCAGCGCCGTGGCAGCTGATGCAGCGCTTGTACAACGTGGCGTCGTCAGCGGAAAAACCGGCGGCCGCAAGGCCGAAAACCAGCGCCATACAGAAAGAAGAGACTATCAGAATGCGCTTCATATGATAACTCCAACGCTTAGGGTTTTTATGTACTACCGGGAAGATAGCAGTTCCGGAATTATATTTCCAGCGTTTAGGCGCGGAATGCGGTCGATAATCTGATTGTTCTTCAAGTGTGCGGAAAAATTGCGGGTAGTGGTCATGAAAACGTGTCGGAAACATTCCCTTTTACGCAATGCCCCTTTCTTTGGTGTAGCCCCCCCCCTTCTTTGGTGTAGACCCCAAGATACGGGGTGCCTTTGGAATAAAAAGACATGGCCTGCCCTTCCTGGAAGCGCCGATGGTTTCCCAGGCCATGGGTGACAAACGTTCCGTCCTGATCGTCTGCCAGAAGCGAGCAGCCCTGGAAGTTGTCCATAAACGACGAGAGGCGGAAGGGTTACCCTATCATTCTATCTCTCGATTACCAGTTTACGAAAGCCAGATAACTGCGATAATTTATTAATATAATTTTATTTTTGGTCAAACAACAGGTCGCTCAAAAAGGCACGGCGTCCATGCCGCTGTTTTCCGGAGGGAAGGCCTGCCCCACGCCTCTTCATATGCGGGAGCTGCTGCGCCGGCCCAGCTCCGAGCCTTAGGCCACCACGGTAAGCGCCT of uncultured delta proteobacterium contains these proteins:
- the ctaD gene encoding Cytochrome c oxidase subunit 1, which codes for MTSFLETAPGAKGGIGAWIFSTDHKRIGMMYLYAIVAMFLVGMVLGFCIRLELMTPSWKMLGDRAYNALFTLHGVLMIFLVVIPSIPATFGNLFLPIQIGAEDVAFPKLNNFSWWLYMTGMVLAVVAMFTGSGPPDTGWTFYVPFSEVTTTNVSLAVFAVFILGFSSILTGLNFITTLHRLRAPGMGWTKMPLFCWSLYATGWIQVLATPVLAITLLLIIAERLLGIGLFDPSRGGDPILYQHLFWIYSHPAVYVMILPAMGVISEVLPVFSRKSIFGYKMIAFSSLAIAFAGSLVWAHHMFVSGMSDTAVLIFSFLTFVVAIPSAIKVFNWVATLYKGSIHLEPPLLYALAFLFLFSIGGLTGLVLGSAGTDVHVHDTYFVVAHFHYVIFGGLGYAFFSAMHYWLPKVYGRMYNKRKASWACLGSFIGFNLLYFPMFIAGLEGMPRRYHSYLPKYAGLQLLSTFGSWILAASLLVMFWNLWVGIRHGQPVGMNPWGAATLEWTIPSPPPHHNFAEEPVITRGPYDFEGVEADD
- a CDS encoding conserved exported hypothetical protein (Evidence 4 : Homologs of previously reported genes of unknown function), producing MRGFRLPLLCLLVCAVWLHAAQAAVAASPDAAPAPVDAGSAHAGHAPDTGTLADQVPRLSPEQQKDPNLAIPGGGEATTRKQTALGALSPEERAVYARVDEKGGAVIPEGILFKDENGKEVDIRSLMNVPVVIAPVYYSCPGTCHLLLSALARILPQVGLEPVKDYRVVSVSFDDTDTPELAAQRKRNFMAATDFTYPADGWVFLSGSKESVSRLMDAIGFRYKRLGRDFIHPTVLVVTAPGGTVSRYLYGQSFMPFDITMSLNEAAKGHVGLSLKRALAYCFTYDAENRRYVFDFMRLAGGIILFGAAVLLFVLLWGGRKKKKA
- a CDS encoding Cytochrome c-553; this encodes MKRILIVSSFCMALVFGLAAAGFSADDATLYKRCISCHGADGAKPPHVLKGQKSADLMTKMKGYAAGTYGGSQKALMTNLMKPLSPEDMQALADYIAKL
- a CDS encoding hypothetical protein (Evidence 5 : No homology to any previously reported sequences), with product MDNFQGCSLLADDQDGTFVTHGLGNHRRFQEGQAMSFYSKGTPYLGVYTKEGGGLHQRKGHCVKGNVSDTFS